The genomic DNA GAGCTGCTACCCCACGCCGAAATCGTCGGCGCCGGCGATATCGTCGTCACCCATTGCACCGCCGATTCGCGCTCGTGTCGTGAGGGAGACCTGTTCGTTGCGATCGCCGGCACTCAGGCGAACGGCCACAACTTCGCCGCGCAGGCCATCGCCCTCGGCGCGAAAGCAATCGTCGCTTCCAGACCGATCGCCGATGCGATCGTGCCGGTTTGCTATGTCGCCGATACGGCTGCCGCTTACGGCCTCATCTGCCAAGCATTAGCCGGCAATCCAAGTCGAAATTTGAAAACGATCGGAGTCGCCGGTTCGTTCGGCAAGACGACGACCGGCTATCTCATCGGGTCCGTACTGAACGCCTCGGGAATTACGACCGGCATGCTCGGCTCGCTCGGCTACTGCGACGGCCGCGAAATTTCCGATGCTCGTTGGACGACTCCGCCGCAACATGTCGCAGCCGCGTGGCTTGCCCGCATGGTCGACAACGGCTGCACGCACGCCGTCGCCGAACTTTCCGGTCGCGGACTCCGCCAATCGCACATGGCAGGCGTGGCCTTCGATGCCCTTTGCGTCACGAACCTCCGCTCCGAACACGAAGACAGCTCCAGCGCCGAATGTCGGACGATGACCTCGCGCATGCTCGAGCATCTTACGCCCGAAGGGTTGTTGGTCGTCAACGTCGATGATCCCGGCGCGGCAGCGCTGGCCGAGCGTCATGCCGGTCCGATGCTTACCGTAGGGATGAACTTGGCGGCCGAAATTTCGGCCAACGTCGTTGAACGTCATCGCTCGGAACAAACGTTTCTTCTTTCGTTCGGGCGCGAAGTCGTCCCGGTTCGCACCCCCTTAATCGGCGACCACAACGTCGCCAATTGCCTGCTCGCCGCCGCGATCGGCACCGCCTACGGCATCGCGCCGACGAAGATCGTGCGCGGGCTCGAAGAGGTGCGAGAACTCCCCGGCCGGCTCGAGCGCATCGAATGCGGACA from Planctomycetia bacterium includes the following:
- the murE gene encoding UDP-N-acetylmuramyl-tripeptide synthetase codes for the protein MDGGPVGKLSVSLKELLPHAEIVGAGDIVVTHCTADSRSCREGDLFVAIAGTQANGHNFAAQAIALGAKAIVASRPIADAIVPVCYVADTAAAYGLICQALAGNPSRNLKTIGVAGSFGKTTTGYLIGSVLNASGITTGMLGSLGYCDGREISDARWTTPPQHVAAAWLARMVDNGCTHAVAELSGRGLRQSHMAGVAFDALCVTNLRSEHEDSSSAECRTMTSRMLEHLTPEGLLVVNVDDPGAAALAERHAGPMLTVGMNLAAEISANVVERHRSEQTFLLSFGREVVPVRTPLIGDHNVANCLLAAAIGTAYGIAPTKIVRGLEEVRELPGRLERIECGQNYSVFVDEGLSPESLATCLTALRTASTGRVICVFNSTADHSRLLRTRLARTVEQACDLAIITESPTGGVESPSELANGFRDANKRSIVADRTDAIREALKQAQPGDSVLIAGQGAATYSIADREQDYWDDRQVVRQYLYQLTHDESRADNAA